The sequence AGTAATCGGTGAAGACAGCAAATGGAGCGCCCCCTGCCAATAGATGACCAGTAAAATGAGCTATGTACATCATGCCAACGTAAATCCTTACTAGTGTCATTCCCCATTCGTAAGCATTTGGATTTCCAATTGCTCGACTTTGAACTGACATTCTTTTTAGCCAAGGCAGTTTTACTATCTGAATGGCCAATAAAGCGAAAAGTAATGTACTTGTTAATTCTATGCTTTGTATGCCAGGCCCCGTTTCAGCCACCATGAGTGGGTCAAGTGATGACAATGTTGAAAGCTCTATAGTTTCAAGGTGCATTGTTGAGAATAATCTCCCAAGCGTTAATCCACTAAACATTGACCCAATTAACCCAAAAAGTTCAACGTTACCTTTTTTGTACGTCCCAATCAGGGAAATGAAAAGAACTGCTATAAATACCCCTGTTGATATAAACACCCAAGTACTCAGGTCGTTTTCTAGCAATGTGCGTACTGAAAAGTAGACAGTGGCAACGGCAGTAATAATGGTTAATAGTCGTAATGACTTATCAGAAATGTTCATTTAATTTACCTTTGATTAAACGGCTAACTAGATGGGCCTTAACTGGGTTAGTTGACTATAAGAGCTACATTAATGGCTGTTTTGGTGTAAGTGTTTACAACAACTTTTCTTAATAACATACCAGCCGTTATTGTGATTGAACCTGTTGGTTTGATGAATCCTGCGGCATGTTTAACTGCGTTAATTGTTCCCCGGTACTTGGTATCAAAGGCTACCTTAGCGTCTACGATATCAGCATCTATTACTTTTCCTACCGGAGCATATGAGCCTGCAGTAATAATAACATGTCAAAAGCACCTACTGACTCCAAGTAAGTACAGACTTATTTCTCGTCACTAATATCGAGGCCAGCTTTACAGCTAGCAATATGTACGATGTTGTTAGTACCTAGAAAGTGATTCGTAACTGCTTCACCAATACCGGATCGTCCACCAATAATTATGCAAGTTTGCTCTTCTTTTGACATGATTATTCCCCGTCTCCGTTAATGTTTACCATTATATTCATAAGTATAAAATTGATAATCACTTAAAATATAAATTAACTATTAGGATAAACTGAATAATGTCGGTGTAGAATCTAGGTGTCTTTGTTGCGTAATTCTGTTTAGTGGCAAACTACACTGCTTTGTATTTTTTAGTTAATACGATATTTTGAGGTATACTAAGTCCCGTAAAATTAGATAATGGTGTAAGTTTCACCAACCTGTACATTTTAATTTTTAAAGCTTGATCATCCAGCCTAGCAACAGCTTAACTCGTTACATGGCTTTGTTACGGAGTTCAGTTTAGAAATGGATCCACCCCGCTTCGCATGTTTTTTAGTCAATACGACAAGTTTCAGGCATACCTAATCCAGTAAGCTTGTTCAGCGCCTTTATCATCGCGTAAGTTTCACTCAACTGCGCATTGTAATTTCTTAAGCTCAATCGTCCTCCTAACAACTGTTTAACTCGATACATCTCCGTTTCTGAGAGTGAACGTCTGTGGTATCCATACCGCTCTTTCCAATGCTTATTTGAGCCTTATAACTTCTGGCAACTCACGGCAAGATTTCGAGAGTGACCACGCTCCCAGAAGGCTGCTCCTTCTCTTGGGGGGATCAGTGCGACGGCTCTCTTAATCTTAATAGCAGCGTGACACGCTCTCGTGTCGTAAGAGCCATCACCAGACGCCTCAAGGATACTTCGGCGTGTTTGTTTCAGTAAGTTCGGAAGTGCTTCTCCATCTGTAACCGTCGATAAACTTAGCTCAACTGCATTAACCTCATGAGTGCTGGTATCAACTGCAATATGCAGCTTTCGCCAGACTCTACGTTTGCCACCCGTCCCATGTTTTCACCTTCGCCATATACCTTAAGGCCAGTTGCATCAATGGAATAGAAAACACGCGTTTCACCATGAGCGCTGTCGTGATAGCTAAATCACTGAACCGACGTTGCCTCCCGCGCTTATTCTGTTTACTTTGCGCCCACCCATTAAATCAATATTGTTTATCATTTGTTAAATAACTTGATATTATTTATCAAATGATAAATAATACTCATGGTCAAAAAACATACAAATGTTTTAGTTCGTAACTTACGAATAGAAATCACCAGTAGACCATAAGGAGTAATTATGATTGTACGAGGCTTTGAACACTTCACCATTCGAACTAACAAACTTAAAGAGACCAGAGATTTTTATATAAAGCTTTTAGGCCTTAGGGTTGGCCCTAGGCCAGACTTCAACTTTGATGGATATTGGCTTTATCTTAATAATGACCCGATCTTCCATTTAGTCGAAGCAGCAATGAATGAAAATGACCCGGTTGCAAAGTATTTAGGCATGAAAGACGTAGATAAAGAAGGCTCAGGAAGAATTGATCATCTTGCATTTCGCATAGAGGGTTATGCATCACTCTTAGAAAAAATAGAAATTTTTGACTGGAATTACTTCGAACGTACTGTTCCAAACATATTTGAGCACCAAGTTTTTTTCACGGACCCTAATAAGATAACTATTGAACTTATCTTCCACGATAGTGAGTATAAAGAATGGCAAAAGCCTAATAAAGGGATCTAATTATGAATTTTGTTAAGACCTCATTTATTGCTAATAACCCATCAAGTAATGAACAAAGCATTCACATAGTAAGAAACCCTTATTCTAGCGAAGCTATTGGTTCAGTAGAGTTAAGTGATCAAAATGATATCGCACTGGCTTTTGATAATGCACGCGGTGTATTCAAGAATCGAAAGTGTTGGTTAAGCCGAGATCAACGCCTAGCAGTGTTAAAAAATCTTGTTAAACTAATGAAGAACGACACAGATAAATTAGTACATATAGCTGCGTCTGAAGGCGGGAAGCCAATAGTTGATACAAAAACTGAAGTACAACGAGCAATTAGAGGAGTTGAACTTTGCATTAGGTATTTAAGTCAAAATAATATTGAACCAGTCTATCTACATAGTGATGATAGTGAAAGCCATATACGGACTTCATATTCAATTAAAGAACCCATTGGCACCGTAGTGGCAGTAAGCGCTTTTAATCACCCATTAAACTTGATTGTTCATCAAGTGATTCCGGCAATAGCGTGCGGTAATCCTATTTTAATAAAACCAGCCGCTGACACGCCATTATCATGTTTTAATTTAGTTAAATTAATATATAAATCCGGATTACCAATTGAGTGGTGTCAAGTGTTGATGACTGGTTCACATGCACAAACACAAAGCCTAATTACTAATGAACAAGTTAGTTTGTTTACTTTTGTTGGCAGTGCAAAAATTGGCTGGATGCTCCGAAACAAGTTATCACCCGGAACGCGCTGCCTCCTTGAGCATGGCGGAGTTGCCCCTGTAATTGTCGAAGAAACCGCAGATCTAACTGAAACTGTTGCATCGATAGTGAAAGGTGGATTCTATCATGCAGGGCAAGTTTGCGTTTCAGTACAGAGAGTATTTTTGCCCGACACAAGGTTAAAAGAATTCTGCGATGAACTAGTCAAACAGACCCAATTATTGGTTACTGGTGATCAGCTTAGTGAAAAAACAGATGTAGGTCCTCTTATTCGTAGTTCTGAAATAAGTCGTGTCGAATCTTGGATTAATGAGGCAATACGAGAAGGAGCAACATTACTTTGTGGTGGTAAGAGGACCAATGAGTCATGTTTATCTCCTACTCTACTCCTTAATCCAAGTAAAAGTTCAAAAGTGACACAACAAGAAATATTCGGACCTGTGATCGCACTCTATTCATACTCAAACATTGGTGATGCAATAGAGCAAGCTAATCACACTCTATTTTCGTTTCAATCTTCGGTATTCAGTAAAGATATTGACAAATCAAATTATATCGCTAGGGAATTAAATTCGTCAGCTGTGATGATTAATGACCATTCTGCATTTCGTGATGATGACATGCCTTTCTCTGGTCTGAACCAATCGGGATTAGGTGTTGGAGGTATACGTAACACTATAAATGAAATGCAGACCAATAAAATGATAGTTCAAAGGGTTAAAGGCGATAATAATATGGAAAAACATTTAAAAATCAATAAGTAAACATAGAAACACTGACTATCACTTAGAAGTTTAGGAGAACTAGGTTATGATGAAAGCATCAGATCTACTTGTAAAATGTTTAGAAAATGAAGGTATTGAATATATCTTCGGTGTTCCAGGGGAAGAAAATGCTGACTTTATGATGAGCTTAGAAAAGTCAGATAAAATAAAATTTATATTAACTCGACATGAGCAAGGCGCAGCTTTTATGGCCGAAGTTTATGGGAGATTGAAAGGTACACCAGCAGTTTGTATTGGGACTCTAGGTCCAGGTGCTACCAACCTCATTACTGGAGTTGCCGATGCAAATATGGATCGTTCGCCTATGATTGTATTAACCGGACAAGGAAGTACTCATCGACTTCACAAAGAATCCCACCAAATTATGGATGTGATAAAAATGTTCGAACCAGTTACTAAATGGGCAACTAGTATTGTTAACGCAGATACAATTCCTGAAATAGTTAGAAAATCGGTTCGTGTTGCTCGTAGTGAAAAGCCAGGAGCTGTACTAATTGAACTTCCTGAAGACATAGCTAAATGTAAAACAACATCCGTTCCAATGAGTATACGTAGATTTCGTCGTTCAATTCCCGCGGAACACATCATTGACGATGCAGTAATGCGTATAAAAAAAGCCAAATTCCCAGTTATTATTGCAGGCAATGGCTGCGTGCGTAAACGTACTACAGAGCCATTTAGGTCCTTAGTTAAAAATACCGGCATTGGTGTGCTCAACACTTTCATGGCAAAAGGAGTATTAAAGCCAGATCAACCAGAATCATTATATACTATAGGATTAGGGGTAACTGATATCGGGTCTTGTGCTATTGATTCATCTGATTTGGTTATTTGTATTGGAATAGATATGGTCGAATATCAACCTAGCCTATGGAATTCTAAAGGTAATAAAGACATTATCCATATCGATTTTATTCCAGCAGAAATTGACCAGCACTACCACCCAGAAATAGAACTAATTGGTGATTTAGCAGATACATTAACCCTACTAGATGAAAAAATTGGAAAAAGTAATTTTTATTTTGAGTCTGAAAAGCGAGATGTTATAAGAGAAGCGATTAAAAAAGAATTAAATGAACATAACAATGCAGTTGATATTGGTTTGATTAAACCTCAAAAAGTATTATATGAGGTTCAAAAAATATTTGGGGAAAATGGCCTGGTACTTTCAGATGTTGGAGCACACAAAATGTGGGTTGCGAGACACTATCATTGCGAAATCCCAAATGGTTGTCTGATTCCAAATGGTTTTTGTTCAATGGGCTTTGCTTTACCAGGTGCAATAGCTGCAAGTATCGTTGAACCTCAACGCAACATCCTTGCCATAGTGGGTGATGGAGGTTTCCTTATGAATGTACAAGAGATGGAAACCGCTAGACGTTTAAATAGTAATATAACTATTATGGTATGGGAAGATTGCGAATATGGACTAATTGCTTGGAAACAATGGGCTGAACATGGGAGGCATACTGACCTATCATTTAATAACCCGGATTGGAAAAAATTGGCTGAAGCATTTAGTTGGCAATATCAATTTGTTGATGAAAGCACGAAGCTAGCGGGAGCCTTGGAAGAATCGAATAAATATGATGGCCCTAGTCTAATCGTTATACCTATTGACTATCGAGAGAATAAACTGTTAACGGAACGTCTTGGTGAAATAAGATGTAATATTTAACTAAAATCAATTGTAAAACAAAAACATTTAGGGTTATTTATTAAACTTTGATAGTGGACACAAATTTACTCCTTAGAAACCTTATTAATTCTTAATGAATACTGAGAAATATTATGAACAATGAAAAATCACGTAGAGATATCTTAAAATACATAGCCGCCACAGCAATAACTAGCTCCTCAATATCTTACGCTCAATCTAATGATAAAATTGACCCATTAAAAAAAAGCAACCCAATTATAAACTTGGGTGTGACTAATTTAAGTTTCCATCGAGTAACAGCTGCTATTGTAGCACATGTCATGAATGTATTGGGCAAACAAGTAGTTAGATCTTATGACTTACATGAAGAAAACTTTAATCGTTTAAAGAACGGAGATGTTGACTTTGTAAGCTCTGCTTGGTTACCACATAGCCATGGTATTTATAAATCACGCGTCGAAGAAAAAATTGCCACTCGTGAGTTAGGTTTACACTATGAACCTTATGCCTTCTGGGGTGTGCCTGATTATGTTCCAATTAATGAGATAGAAAGTATAGAAGACCTAACAAAACCACAAGTAATTGCTAAAATGCGACCAATTATTCAAGGGATTGGAGAAGGTGCGGGGATTACACGATTTTCTAAAAATATCATGACAGAGTACAATCTAAGTCCTTATGGATATCAATTTAAAACTGGTACGCAAGTCGATTGCATTTCAGCATTTGAAGAAGCTGTTTCAGTAGAAGACTGGATAATAGTCCCTTTATGGCACCCACAGTTCTTACATTATAAATATAGAATTCGAGAATTAAAAGATCCCAAAAAACTACTTGGTGGTAAGGATCGAGCAGTGTTACTTGCAAGAGAAGATAGTCTTTACCTTCATTTTTCACGACAAGAGATATCCGTATTAGATAATACTAACTTAACAAATGATATTATTTCAGAAATCGACTATAGTGTCAATCGACTTGGTTTGACAGAAGATGAAGCAGCAAAAAAATGGCTGCAAGAAAACACTACGTACTTAGCTAAGTGGTTAGAACCTTTAGAGTGATTAAAGTTGACTTTTTATTTCCCCATCTTTTCCAATGATAAAGGATGGGTATTTTAAATATCATCAAAATTAACATCGACAAATAACACTTAACTATTTTCCATTAATTTCAATCAATTCTCACTTCAATTTATTTTATTCGATATAAAATCAAGTCATTTCACTAAAGTGTTAGATCAATTTTAAATATAAAATCTAGCAGTCTGAACTTTTTATTTCACAAATGCTCTTAGTTATCCGTCTAACGAAAATAACTTTATATGAGTATCTAAAAATAAACCCTTTATAAATTTAGATATTGAGCCCCCGTTTCGTGTGTTCCTTAGTCAATACGACAAGTTTCAGGCAGCTTGTTCAACTCTGTTATCATCGCGTAAGTCACCCCATTTCTTAAGTTCAGTTGCTCTCCTAGCAATTGTTTAACTCGATACATCTATTTCTGAGAGTGAACGTTTTTGCTACCCATACCGCTCTTTCTAATACTTATTTGAGCTGTAACCCAGGCGCTATTTCGTGGGAGGTCACGTTCCCATAAGGCTATTCCTTCTCTTGAAGGAATAAGCGCTGATCGCAGCGTGACACGCTCTCGTATCGTAAGCGCCATCACCAGACACCTCAAGGATACTTCGGCGTGTTTGGTTCAGTAAGTTCGGGAGTACTTCTCCATCTGTAACCGTCGATAAACTTAACTCAGCTGCAATAATCTCATGAGTGCTTGTATCGACAGCAATATGCAGCTTTCGCCAGACCCCACACTTGCCATCCGTCCCGTATTTTCACCTTCGCCATAAACCTTAAGGCCAGTTGCATCAATGGCTAAGTGCTGTATCGCTACTCTCGTTTTGTTTTAAATGAGACCTTAACTTGCTTAGCTCTACGACTGATGCAAGTGTAAATATCGAGTTGACAAATCCTTACAACGCTCTCAGTGGCATAGAAAACACGCGCATCTTCATCGATCCCAAAAGTCAGAGAGCTAAGGTTAATGAGTGATTGGTTGTATTGCTTCCAGCTGGTTGTTTTGTAGAGAGGTTTAGGCATAAGGCTACGAGAGGTAGTGAATATAGCTGAACAGATAGTAGATTCTTGACTTAGTTCCATTGAATTACGTAACAAGGCCACTTTGTCTTTCAATACCTCAATCAACCGTTTATGCGCAGATAAAGCTCTTTATCTGCGTTGTTCTTCAAAATCCTGAAACGATACTTCGGTGTCCAAACTAATTGAACCTCGACTGTGCGCACTCACGTTTATTATCCTCTTTGAATTTGCTAAAAATCAGCCATCAAGATAACACTTGTAATGTCAATTAAAATTCAATATGATCGAATTTCAATCCTAAAATAAATTTCAGAATAATATATCTGAGATAGAGAGTATATTTTTCGCCCCTTCTTGTTATTAATTTATAATCTATTTTCAAGAAAATTGTGTATGCATCAAATTAAACGATAACCTCCACTTTAAACAGTTCACAAAGTAACTAGGCTCACAGGCTTTTAACTGTGAATACTTTAATCGATGGAATGCCAACCCATGTTTGACGTTTGAGAATGATTATTTTTGAT comes from Vibrio bathopelagicus and encodes:
- a CDS encoding acetolactate synthase large subunit, producing MMKASDLLVKCLENEGIEYIFGVPGEENADFMMSLEKSDKIKFILTRHEQGAAFMAEVYGRLKGTPAVCIGTLGPGATNLITGVADANMDRSPMIVLTGQGSTHRLHKESHQIMDVIKMFEPVTKWATSIVNADTIPEIVRKSVRVARSEKPGAVLIELPEDIAKCKTTSVPMSIRRFRRSIPAEHIIDDAVMRIKKAKFPVIIAGNGCVRKRTTEPFRSLVKNTGIGVLNTFMAKGVLKPDQPESLYTIGLGVTDIGSCAIDSSDLVICIGIDMVEYQPSLWNSKGNKDIIHIDFIPAEIDQHYHPEIELIGDLADTLTLLDEKIGKSNFYFESEKRDVIREAIKKELNEHNNAVDIGLIKPQKVLYEVQKIFGENGLVLSDVGAHKMWVARHYHCEIPNGCLIPNGFCSMGFALPGAIAASIVEPQRNILAIVGDGGFLMNVQEMETARRLNSNITIMVWEDCEYGLIAWKQWAEHGRHTDLSFNNPDWKKLAEAFSWQYQFVDESTKLAGALEESNKYDGPSLIVIPIDYRENKLLTERLGEIRCNI
- a CDS encoding glycine betaine ABC transporter substrate-binding protein; amino-acid sequence: MNNEKSRRDILKYIAATAITSSSISYAQSNDKIDPLKKSNPIINLGVTNLSFHRVTAAIVAHVMNVLGKQVVRSYDLHEENFNRLKNGDVDFVSSAWLPHSHGIYKSRVEEKIATRELGLHYEPYAFWGVPDYVPINEIESIEDLTKPQVIAKMRPIIQGIGEGAGITRFSKNIMTEYNLSPYGYQFKTGTQVDCISAFEEAVSVEDWIIVPLWHPQFLHYKYRIRELKDPKKLLGGKDRAVLLAREDSLYLHFSRQEISVLDNTNLTNDIISEIDYSVNRLGLTEDEAAKKWLQENTTYLAKWLEPLE
- a CDS encoding DoxX family protein, translated to MNISDKSLRLLTIITAVATVYFSVRTLLENDLSTWVFISTGVFIAVLFISLIGTYKKGNVELFGLIGSMFSGLTLGRLFSTMHLETIELSTLSSLDPLMVAETGPGIQSIELTSTLLFALLAIQIVKLPWLKRMSVQSRAIGNPNAYEWGMTLVRIYVGMMYIAHFTGHLLAGGAPFAVFTDYFSDIGLPFPQAFVVLAGIIELSLAIMLSFGFLTRLAGFGSAIYLLVSVGLGGHYAVGYVWVLPTGGWEFPAMWIFVSGIFMLAGGGKSSADSWLKERYRYNSSKLKNLIA
- a CDS encoding aldehyde dehydrogenase family protein — translated: MNFVKTSFIANNPSSNEQSIHIVRNPYSSEAIGSVELSDQNDIALAFDNARGVFKNRKCWLSRDQRLAVLKNLVKLMKNDTDKLVHIAASEGGKPIVDTKTEVQRAIRGVELCIRYLSQNNIEPVYLHSDDSESHIRTSYSIKEPIGTVVAVSAFNHPLNLIVHQVIPAIACGNPILIKPAADTPLSCFNLVKLIYKSGLPIEWCQVLMTGSHAQTQSLITNEQVSLFTFVGSAKIGWMLRNKLSPGTRCLLEHGGVAPVIVEETADLTETVASIVKGGFYHAGQVCVSVQRVFLPDTRLKEFCDELVKQTQLLVTGDQLSEKTDVGPLIRSSEISRVESWINEAIREGATLLCGGKRTNESCLSPTLLLNPSKSSKVTQQEIFGPVIALYSYSNIGDAIEQANHTLFSFQSSVFSKDIDKSNYIARELNSSAVMINDHSAFRDDDMPFSGLNQSGLGVGGIRNTINEMQTNKMIVQRVKGDNNMEKHLKINK
- a CDS encoding VOC family protein; the protein is MIVRGFEHFTIRTNKLKETRDFYIKLLGLRVGPRPDFNFDGYWLYLNNDPIFHLVEAAMNENDPVAKYLGMKDVDKEGSGRIDHLAFRIEGYASLLEKIEIFDWNYFERTVPNIFEHQVFFTDPNKITIELIFHDSEYKEWQKPNKGI